From the Sebastes umbrosus isolate fSebUmb1 chromosome 2, fSebUmb1.pri, whole genome shotgun sequence genome, one window contains:
- the LOC119480468 gene encoding CDKN2A-interacting protein produces MAGERSEEDIVSEYLDQNPQLAQWVDTCRTYCESNKQWEARREFILRNMEAFPTVEPGVPSSSLDMLLSLSMVWANHVFLGCSYPHAVMDKINEMGEGIVVPDPPVHKTTKDGILARGKRSTTTEGDADSCVKRAKCGPNELDGRPAGRTATRKSGPLPQAPAEHQPFFNRLYKAVAWKLVSAGGFGPNLDHFEILRSCVESCKETLISVYVPLKDIAGLPAGRTQKEGHVCEIRCQTVYLGTGYGRDESAAKAMASKEALKVFQGRKVTVKICRRRFKGKDVEDLMLLDEQPRNQGFPPALSYPFQDEQLEDASS; encoded by the exons ATGGCGGGGGAGAGGAGCGAAGAGGACATCGTTTCAGAGTACCTGGACCAGAACCCACAGCTGGCCCAATGGGTCGACACTTGCAGGACCTACTGTGAGAGCAACAAACAGTGGGAGGCTCGGAGAGAGTTCATCCTGAGAAACATGGAGGCTTTCCCCACAGTGGAGCCCGGAGTCCCCAGCAGCAGTCTGGACATGCTGCTCTCTCTGTCCATGGTCTGGGCCAACCACGTTTTCCTTGGCTGCAG CTATCCACACGCCGTCATGGACAAGATCAATGAGATGGGAGAGGGGATAGTGGTTCCAGATCCCCCAgttcacaaaacaacaaaagatggAATCCTGGCCAGAGGAAAGCGGAGTACCACAACTG AGGGTGATGCTGACAGCTGTGTGAAGAGAGCCAAATGCGGACCTAATGAGCTCGACGGTCGACCTGCAGGGCGAACAGCTACGCGGAAATCAGGACCTCTTCCTCAGGCTCCAGCCGAGCACCAGCCCTTCTTCAACCGCCTCTACAAGGCCGTGGCCTGGAAGTTGGTGTCAGCAGGAGGCTTCGGTCCAAACTTGGATCATTTTGAAATCCTCCGTAGCTGCGTAGAGTCGTGTAAAGAGACCCTGATCAGTGTGTATGTGCCACTGAAGGACATCGCCGGCCTCCCCGCAGGTCGCACACAAAAAGAAGGCCACGTGTGCGAGATTCGCTGTCAGACTGTTTACTTGGGGACAGGATACGGACGCGATGAGTCTGCTGCCAAAGCCATGGCTTCCAAAGAGGCCCTAAAAGTCTTTCAGGGGCGAAAAGTGACAGTAAAGATCTGCAGACGGAGGTTCAAAGGGAAAGATGTGGAGGATTTGATGTTGTTGGACGAGCAGCCTCGGAATCAGGGCTTTCCTCCTGCACTCAGCTACCCCTTTCAGGACGAGCAGCTGGAAGATGCTTCTTCTTAG
- the tubgcp4 gene encoding gamma-tubulin complex component 4 codes for MIHELLLALSGYPGTIFTWNKRTGLQVSQELPFLHPSETSVLNRLSKLGSDYIRFTEFIEQHTGHVHQQEHHTNQPNQTGLHGIYLRAFCTGLDSILQPYRQALLDLEQEFLGDPHLTISHVNYKLDQFQLLFPSVMVVVESIKSQKIHGCQILETVYKHSCGGLPPVRMALEKILAVCHGVMYKQLAAWMLHGLLLDQSEEFFVKQGPSAGGAAANQEEEEEDLGLGGLSGKQLRELQDLRLIEEENMLAPSLQQFSLRTEMLPSYIPIRVAEKILFVGESVQMFENHNHSPSRAGSILKHQEDLFASELHRLKQQPLFSLTDFENLIDHIRSTVAEHLWTLMVEESDLLEQLKIIKDFYLLGRGELYQVFIDLAQHMLKTPPTAVTEHDVNVAFQQAAHKVLLDDDNLLPLLHLTVDYQGKDSKEATGPRDGATPPQDTSPREVPPTGWAALGLTYKVQWPLHILFTPAILEKYNVVFRYLLSVRRVQSQLQHCWALQMQRKHLKSSQTVAVKWRLRNHMAFLIDNLQYYLQVDVLESQFSQLLQQINSTRDFESIRLAHDHFLSNLLAQSFILLKPVFHCLNEILELCQTFCSLVSQNVVSLDERGTAQLDILVKGFRRQSSLLFKILSSVRNHQINSDLAQLLLRLDYNKYYTQAGGTLGSV; via the exons ATGATTCACGAGCTGCTGCTGGCGTTGAGCGGATACCCGGGGACGATCTTCACCTGGAACAAACGAACCGGTTTACAG GTGTCCCAGGAACTGCCCTTCCTTCACCCCAGTGAGACCAGTGTCCTCAACCGGCTCTCCAAACTGGGCTCGGATTACATACGCTTCACAGAGTTCATAGAACAACACACCGGCCATGTGCATCAACAA GAACATCACACGAACCAGCCCAACCAGACCGGACTTCATGGAATCTACTTGCGGGCTTTCTGCACAGGGCTGGACTCTATACTGCAGCCGTACAGACAGGCCCTGCTGGACCTTGAACAAGAG ttcCTTGGAGATCCACATCTGACAATATCTCATGTGAATTACAAGCTGGATCAG TTCCAGTTGCTGTTTCCGTCTGTGATGGTGGTGGTAGAGTCAATAAAATCACAGAAG ATCCATGGCTGTCAGATCCTGGAGACGGTGTACAAGCACAGTTGTGGGGGGCTTCCTCCTGTACGCATGGCCTTAGAAAA GATTCTTGCTGTATGCCATGGTGTGATGTATAAGCAGCTAGCAGCTTGGATGCTGCACGGCTTGCTGCTGGACCAAAGCGAGGAGTTTTTCGTGAAGCAGGGGCCCAgtgcaggaggagctgctgccaaccaggaggaggaggaggaggacctggGGCTGGGAGGCTTGAGTGGGAAACAGCTGAGAGAACTACAGGACCTG AGGCTGATCGAAGAGGAGAACATGCTGGCTCCGTCTCTGCAGCAGTTCTCCCTCCGAACAGAGATGCTGCCTTCTTACATTCCCATCAGAGTGGCTGAGAAGATCCTCTTCGTTGGAGAGTCTGTCCAGATGTTTGAAAACCACAACCACAGCCCATCTAGAGCTG GCTCCATATTGAAGCACCAGGAGGACTTGTTTGCTTCAGAGCTGCACAGACTCAAACAGCAGCCTCTTTTCAGCCTGACGGATTTTGAAAATTTGATTGATCACATCAGGAGCACGGTGGCAGAG CATCTCTGGACGTTGATGGTGGAGGAGTCGGATCTGCTTGAACAGCTCAAG ATTATTAAAGACTTCTACTTGCTGGGTCGTGGCGAGCTCTACCAGGTTTTTATTGACCTCGCGCAGCACATGCTGAAGACGCCTCCAACGGCCGTCACTGAGCACG ATGTAAATGTGGCCTTTCAGCAGGCAGCTCATAAGGTGCTCCTGGACGACGACAACCTCCTGCCTCTGCTGCACCTCACTGTAGACTACCAGGGCAAAGACAGCAAAG AGGCGACAGGCCCCAGAGACGGAGCCACTCCTCCACAAGACACCTCCCCTCGTGAGGTCCCTCCCACCGGTTGGGCAGCTCTCGGTCTCACCTACAAGGTTCAGTGGCCGCTGCACATCCTCTTCACCCCCGCTATCTTGGAGAA GTACAACGTTGTGTTCAGGTACCTGCTGAGTGTGCGGCGGGTGCAGTCGCAGCTGCAGCACTGCTGGGCTCTACAGATGCAGAGGAAGCACCTCAAATCCAGCCAGACCGTCGCCGTTAAGTGGAGACTACGCAACCACATGGCGTTCCTGATCGACAACCTGCAGTACTACTTGCAG gtggatgTGCTGGAGTCTCAGTTCTCTCAGCTGCTTCAACAGATCAACTCCACCAGAGACTTTGAGAGCATCCGACTGGCCCACGACCACTTCCTCAGTAACCTGCTCGCCCAGTCCTTCATCCTCCTTAAGCCG GTATTCCACTGTCTGAACGAGATCCTGGAGCTGTGTCAAACCTTCTGCTCGCTGGTCAGTCAGAATGTGGTGTCACTGGACGAGAGGGGAACTGCTCAGCTGGACATCCTGGTCAAG GGCTTCAGACGGCAGTCCTCCTTGCTGTTTAAAATCCTTTCAAGCGTGAGGAACCATCAGATAAACTCTGATCTGGCTCAGCTGTTACTGCGACTGGACTACAACAAATACTACACCCAGGCTGGAGGCACTCTGGGCAG tgTTTAA
- the LOC119500964 gene encoding cocaine- and amphetamine-regulated transcript protein-like, with product MQTDSRLLSGALLCTLLLLLSTSSRVSGDQDLDPESDEELSPRALRDFYPKGPNLTSEKQLLGALQDVLEKLQAKRLPSWEKKFGQVPTCDVGEQCAVRKGARIGKMCDCPRGAFCNFFLLKCL from the exons ATGCAGACCGACTCCAGGCTGCTCAGCGGGGCGCTGCTctgcacgctgctgctgctgctctccacaTCCTCCAGAGTCTCCGGAGACCAGGACCTGGACCCGGAGTCCGACGAGGAGCTGAGTCCCAGAGCCTTGAGGGACTTCTACCCGAAAGGTCCGAACCTGACCAGCGAGAAGCAGCTG CTCGGAGCTCTCCAAGACGTTCTGGAAAAGCTGCAAGCTAAACGACTGCCTTCATGGGAAAAGAAATTTGGCCAAGTCCCAACG tGTGATGTTGGTGAGCAGTGCGCAGTGAGGAAAGGAGCTCGGATTGGGAAGATGTGCGACTGTCCTCGGGGAGCTTTCTGCAACTTTTTCCTGCTGAAGTGCTTATGA